Part of the Leptolyngbya sp. BL0902 genome, TGAAGTGCCCCTGCCGCCCTACTACTATCCCCTAGGGGAAATGGGCCGACGGGGACAGATGGATATCCCCAACCGGGATCAGTTAATTGCGGCCCTTCAGCACCAAGGTTATCGAGCCACCGTTCCCAGTTGCGACCCCCAGGCTATCAAAACCGATGCGCCTCTCTCCATTTGCCTTGCCTTGGCCAGCCAACGGAATCACTAGGGCTGACGCTCTACCCAGCAGAAGATCGAAGGCACAAGTAGACGATAGGATAGGGCTACAGTCTCCCTATTAACGCCGTGGAAGTCACGTTTCCCAACGAACTTTTAGTGGCCCTCCGTGAAGAGCCAGATTCCTTTCGCCAGAAGGTTTTAGTCTACACCTTGGGCAAACTGTACGAAACGGGGCGCATTTCTGGCGGGTTTGCTGCCCAGATTTTAGGGTGTGATCGCTACGACTTCTATCGCCTCATATCCGAGCATGGCTTTTCTGTCATCGACTATGTAGAGGAGGATTGGTCGGCTGAAGCCGATTTTACCCCTTGGTTGTCCTCCCAAAAACAAGAATGAAAGCTGTTGTTAACGCAACTCCACTCATTGCGCTATCTCTGACGGGGCACCTGGATGTGTTATCTCAACTCTTTGCTGAGGTCTATGTTCCGCAGTCGGTGTACGAGGAAGTTGTGACTCAAGGGCGTGATCGTCCCGGCAGTAGTCGGGTTAAACGGGTTGATTGGCTCAAAATTCAGCAAACAACACTAACATCCCCGATGCCAGCTTTGCTGATGGGCTTGGATGTAGGGGAGCAGGATGTTATTTTGCTTGGTCAGGAAATCAGCGCCGACTGGCTCATTATTGATGAGCGATTAGGGCGCAGAATTGCCCAGGCTATGGGTTTTCGGGTTAAGGGAACCCTAGGTATTCTCTTGATCGCCTACCAAGCAGGTCTTTTATCTCAGTCAGACGCTATTAAAGCCGCTGAGACTCTGACACACAGCTCAGTCCGCCTCAGTTCAAAGCTTTTGGAATGGTTTAATCAACAACTTGAACGAGAGTAGACTTGTCGGACGCAGTGACTGACTGGATTTAGTTACTGGGCGAGCCCACCTTGCAGAAGGCTGGATTGAGCTTGGGAATGTTGGGTGGTGTGTTCTACCCAGGCGCGATAGTCGTGGACGAGGTGGTGCTCGATGCGGCTTTTCATCGTCATCAAAATGCCGCTGAGGAAGGTGCGCCCGGTGGCATCGAGCACCGAGTGGGGCATGAACTTAATCGGCGGCGGCATATCGAGCCGAATCCGCAAATTGGCCTCGCCTCGAAGTTCGGTGTGGTGTTCTTGGCGATGGGGTTTGAGGATGCCCTTGAGGCCCATGGAGAAGGAGTCGTTGATGTGGCTGAGGTAGCCGGGGCCGCGCACTTCGCAGTTGACCGCCTCTAGGCAGAGGGAACCATCCGCTAAGCCCCACACCTTGAGGTCGGTGGTGGGTTCCACATGGAGGCCAAAAAAATGCAGGGGCCGCAAACTGAGGCGATACACGCCATTCTCACGCGGTTCGATGTGGCGCGGATCGGTGATGGCCTGCACCAAACGCTGGGGCTGGCGCAGGTAATGCTCGATGGGGATGGCCTCATGGGGCACCCGCAGATGGAGGGCTTGGCTGGCGTGGAACTCTTTCATATAAGGACGTTACCCGAAAACGGGGATCGCTTTTATGGAGATAAAGTTTTGTAACGACATCTCATCTCCATTGTAGGTGCCGCCCCTAGGACTGTGGGGTTTCCCACAACCCATAGGGGTGAGGTTTCCCCACCCTGACTCGCCCTGGAGAAGATGGGCAAGGAGACCTTGCCCCTACGGGAGGCACTCTGTAGATTGATTGGGGCTTAATCGGGTAGCCCTAACACTTCGCCTTCACCGAGGACAACTTCACCGATGGCGTAGGCGGCAATTTGGTGCTGGGTGAGCCAGGTGAGCACGGCATCGGCCTGATCGGCGGGGACAATCAGCGCAAAGCCGATGCCCATATTAAAGGTGTGGTACATATCCCGCAGGGGCACGTCACCCGCCGCCGCCAGCCACTCAAACACGGGCAGCACGGGCCAGGTGCCAGGGGTGAGGTGCAGGCTTTGGCCGGGGGCAAGGCAGCGGGGCAGGTTTTCGGGCAGGCCGCCGCCCGTGATGTGGGCCATGGCGTGGATGGGCAAGCCTTCCCGTCGCGCTGCCAGTACGGTTTCTACATAAATCGTCGTAGGGGTGAGGAAGACTTCGCCCAAGGAGCGGTCGCCCAGGCTAGGGACGATTTCGGCCCAGTCGTAGCCCTGGCCGCTGCCGTCAAGGCGCTGGCCTTCGCTGACCACCTTCCGCACCAGGCTGAAGCCGTTACTGTGGACGCCGCTGCTGGCAAGGCCAATCACCTGGTTGCCAATCTGTACCTGGCTACCGTCGAGGATTTGGGATTTTTCCACCACGCCCACGCAGAAGCCCGCTAGGTCGTACTCTCCAGGGGCGTAGAATCCGGGCATTTCCGCCGTTTCGCCGCCCAATAGGGCACAGCCCGCCTGCCCGCAGCCCGTGGTGATGCCTTCGACCACGTTGGCTAGGGCTTCGGGTTCGAGTTTGCCCGTCGCCAGGTAGTCCAGGAAAAAGAGCGGCTCGGCCCCGCAGGTGAGAATATCGTTGACGCACATGGCCACCAGATCGATGCCGACGGTGGCGTGGCGCTGGGTGAGTTGGGCAATTTTGAGCTTGGTGCCCACCCCATCGGTGCCCGACACCAGCACGGGTTGCCGATAGCCCGCCGGAATTTCGCACAGGCCGCTAAAGCCCCCCAAGGCTCCGAGGACTTCTGGGCGACGGGTGCCCTCCACCATGGCCCGAATGCGCTGCACAAAGTCGCGCCCTGCCACCACGTCTACTCCGGCCTCACGATAATCCATAGCGGGAACGTCTTCCTTAAATGTCGTTGATCACTGTCATACGTGCGTTGATTCGCCTTCTATTTATAGGACGTTTCTAGGGCGTAATGAGAGTGATTTGCGGAGGCTGTGCCCTGGGCCAATCTCAGCCCTAGGGCTGTGGATAGGGGTGCAGCGGACAATATGACGGCTAAAACCTACGTGAAAATACGGGCACACCAGGGCCAAGATCACTCAGGAGATCTCATTTTTGCTCTATCCACATCCTGCATCGGCTCTCCATTGGTGAGGGCGGAGCTAGATTTCGACCCTGTTCATCTGATTTTGGACAGATCTATTGATGAGTTTTTAGAATCAGAAATGAATTTCACATAAGAAAATTAAAATTATTTATCCCCTAGGCGAAAGGGCCTCAAGCCCGATATGATGGGCGGTTGCAAAAATTGAGTTAGGATCACCCGCCAGTATTTTTTGCCGCCAGAGATTTATCCCACGGATCTTCCCCGGATTCGCAACCTAGGATCTTCGTGCTAAGTTACGTTTCGACAAAAAGCCGAGAGTAAACCTTTGTAACGGATCCGTGCCGCAAGGTTGTCCTGTGAAACCTGTCCTGTCGCCCCTATGGGCTCCGGGATTGAGCACCGTCCTCCCTGTTGATCTCTTCTGGTGTATATGAAACAGTCTGTATTGGGTGGGTTAACGGCTGCCGTTATCCTGTCCGCCTTTGGAGCACCGTTGCCCAGTTACGCACAATCCGCCGACGATCTGCGTCGAGCCTCTGAGTCTGAACTTGATTCTTTCCTAGCGTCCGCTGCCTCAGGTCTTTCCGAGTCCGCTACAACGGCCCCAGAAGCCGATATCTCCGCCACCGAGGCGAGCGATGTCTCAGGTTCCAATCTTTCCAATTCTCGTCAACGCTTTTCTGAAGACCTAGTGGCCATTTTGCCCCACGCCCTGGATACCAACCAGGCAGCTACGGTCTACCTGCGCTCTATCCCGGTGATGACCTTGGTTGGCGATGAACTCGCTACCCTGGGTGAATCCAAGGAAACCCACAGTGCCCCCACGGAGGGCGATCAGGATCCCGTAAATCGGGCCAACGAAATTGTGGATCGGCTACTGGCCTTGGCCGAAACCGAAGACCCCGCCAACATTGAAGCCCGCTGGCTGGCCGATCAACAAGCCTTTGTGGTGGCCTGGGACGAGGAAGTGCTGGTGACGGTCAACGATCAAACCATCCTGCCCGACACCACCCAAAACCCCGCCGAAGATGTGCTGCAAATGGCCAACCGGATGCGGCGACTGTTGGGCAATGCCCCCGCCCTCAGCCGCGTGGAGGGAATGCCTGAACCCGTGCGGCCTGCCCCGGCGGCTCCCCAGGTGGGCATTGTCACCAGTACCCTCACCGGAACCGCCTCCTGGTATGGGCCTGGGTTCCACGGTCGGCGCAGCGCCAGCGGTGAGGTGTTTAACCAAAACGACCTGACGGCGGCTCACCGTACCCTGCCCTTCGGCACCCGTGTGCGCGTTACCAACCTGCGGACGGGCCAGCAGGTGATCGTTCGCATCAACGACCGTGGCCCCTTCAGCCGTGGCCGCATCATTGACCTCTCTGCCGCAGCGGCGGGCCAAATTGGGCTGCGGGCCAGTGGAGTAGGCCAAGTGCAAATTGAGGTGTTGTCCAATCCCTAGCCGGGGTGAGGTCGGATCGCCTTAAATTCGGCCCTGCTCTAGCTCTTTTCTTTTATTTTCAAGGTTGATTTTCAATGATGCCCTGCGGTTCTCCGTGGGGCTTTTTTGATGGCTTGGTAGACAGGCGACGGTTATCCAGGCCGCTATCTGTGGCCAACAATAATCTGATAGGCTATGGACTTTGGCTGACAGTGGCCAGATGTTCATCTGTCACAGGGCTGGCCCACGAAAACGGTACTGGAGCGAAGACGGAGAGAGCGCAGGTGGTGCGAATACTGAAGACGGTGGACGGACTGACCTGTTATTTGGCCCAAAAACGCCAGGGCCGAACGGGGGCGCTCACGGTGGGCCTAGTGCCAACCATGGGTGGCCTCCATGCAGGGCATCGTAGCCTGATGGAGCAGGCGCGGCGGGAGAACGATCTGGTGGTGGTCAGCATTTTCCTCAATCCCATCCAGTTTGCGCCGGGGGAGGATTTGGCCCGCTATCCCCAAACCCCCAGCCAAGACCTACAGCTTTGCGAACAGGTGGGGGTGGATGCGGTGTTTATGCCCACGCCCCAGGTTCTCTACGGCAGCGATAGCCCAGCCTCGGCAGGGTTAACCCAGGTGGTGCCTCCGGCGGCGATGATGGCGGTGCTCTGCGGCCCCCATCGTCCGGGCCATTTTGAGGGGGTGGCCACGGTGGTGACAAAGCTGCTGAGTTTGATACGCCCGGATCGGGCCTACTTTGGCCGCAAGGACGCCCAGCAGTTCGCCATCATCAAGCGCCTTGCCCAAGATCTGAACCTGCCCACTCAAATTGTTGGTTGCCCCACTGTGCGCGAAGACAGCGGCCTCGCCCTCAGTTCCCGCAACGCCTACCTGAGTGAGGCGGAACGGGAGGAGGCCACCGTGCTGCATCGGGGGCTGAGGGCGGCTCAGGCAAAGTTTAAGGCCGGGGAACGCTCTAGCCTCGCGCTGATTGCAGCGGTCGATCAAACCCTGTGCCAGGTGCCAGCGGTGCAGCCCCAGTATGTGGAACTGGTGCATCCCGAAACCCTGGTGCCCTTGGATCGCATCGAATCCACGGGACTGCTCGCCATTGCCGCCTATCTGGGCCAAACTCGGCTGATTGACAATATTTTGCTGCGCCACCGCCAGCCCATTGTGGCCATTGACGGCCCCGCCGGAGCCGGGAAGTCTACCGTGGCGCGTCAGGTGGCCAAGCGTTTGGGCCTGCTGTATTTAGACAGTGGGGCGATGTATCGAGCGATTACCTGGAAGGCGCTTCAGCAAGGGCTAGACCTCCAGGACGAGGTGGCCGTGGCCGAACTGTTGCAGGACTGCGACCTCAAACTTGCCGCCTCTGGGGATGCCCCTGCCTTTGCCGCCTATCCCAGCCGGATTTGGCTCAACGGTGAGGAAGTGACGGAACTGATCCGCCAGCCCAGCGTCACCGCCCAGGTCTCCACCATTGCCGCCCAGCCCATTGTTCGCAAGGTGCTGCTGAAGCAACAGCAACAGTACGGCGTGGCCGGGGGCGTGGTGATGGAAGGGCGCGACATTGGCACCCAGGTCTTCCCCCAGGCGGAACTGAAGATTTTCCTCACCGCTTCGGTGGCGGAACGGGCGCGCCGTCGTCAGCAGGATCTCAAAGCCCAGCAGCAGCCCATCGAAAGCCTCGCCGCCCTAGAACGTGCCATTGATGACCGCGACCGCAAGGACAGCACCCGCCGCGTGGCTCCCCTCAAAAAGGCCGAGGATGCTGTGGAACTGATCACCGATGGTCTCACCATTGATCAGGTGGTCGATAAAATTGTCCTGATGTACGAGGACAGGGTTGGAGGCGTACCTATCCCTGAAGGGACTAACGGCCAACGCTAGCGATCCCCATAAATCCCCCTTAAAAAGGGGATTTGGAATCCAGTTTCGCTCAATACCCCCATGCTAAGTAGCCAGAGGGTTGAGCGGAGTCGAAACCCAGAGCCAAAATTAATTTTAATTTAGCCATTCTACCTACGCCTGATTCTCTTGTTTTTCAGATTCCTATGACGATTACTGGAACGACTCGACTGCTTGGTATTATTGGCGATCCGGTGGCCCATTCTCTGTCTCCGGTGATGCACAATGCGGCCCTGGCGGAACTGGGGGTGGACTATGTCTACGTGCCGTTTCCCGTGCAGGCGGACGACTTGGCGGCGGCGGTGCAGGGTTTGGCGGCGGTGGGCGTGCAGGGATTTAGCATCACCATTCCCCACAAGCAGGCGATTTTGCCCCTCTTGGCCACCGTAACGCCGGAGGCCCAAGCGGTGGGGGCGGTGAATACCGTCTGGCGCACGGAACAGGGCTGGGCGGGTACGAATACCGACGTGGCGGGCTTTATGGCCCCCCTGCAAGGACGGGACTGGTCAGCGGCGCGGGCGGTGGTGTTGGGCAATGGCGGCGCGGCGCGGGCGGTGGTCGCAGGCGGCGGGCAATTAGGGCTGAATAAGGTTCAGGTGGTCGGACGCAATCGGTCTAAATTAGCCGACTTTGAGGCAAGCTGGGCCAGTTCTCCCCTTAAACCGCCGCTATCTGTCCATGGCTGGGATGAGTTGCCGCAGCTATTGCCCCAGGCGGATTTGGTCATCAACACCACGCCGATTGGGATGCACCACACCGCCGCCCAAACCCCGTTAGAGGCCGCTGAACTGGCCCTGATTCCCGATCACGGTCTGGTCTATGACCTGATTTATACCCCTCGTCCCACTCGGTTGCTCACCCTGGCGGCAGAACGGGGGCTATCCACCCAGGACGGCCTAGAAATGCTGGTTCAGCAGGGAGCCATTGCCCTAGCGCAGTGGCTCCAGCAGCCTGTTCCCGTAGACACTATGCGGCGGGCCTTGGTGGCTTGGCTGGATCGGTCGCCCTAGCCTGTCTGAATCGTGACATCCAATCACGACGCCCGCTTGCGGTAATCGATCATGGTAGCTATTCCCGGCCATTTCCCGATGACCCAAAACAGCGTTACCCTAGTAGCGGCTTATGTTGAAGGGGCGAGGAAAACAATGGTCTTCCGCAGCATTGTGACGGGCGTTTTGGTAGCGATGCTCTGGCTGTTGAGCGGTTGGGGACTGACCGCCGAAGCCCTGACGCCCATTGATCTGAGCGATATCGCCTACAAGCCCTGCCCACCGGAATATGCCGATGGCATGGTGGCGGCGGGGTCAATCCAGCAAGCCAACTGCTTTTTGATTACCGGGAAGGCGATTAACCGTTCCGGCAAACCCGTGCTGGACGTGGATATTTTTGGCCGCATCTACGACGCCGACGATAATCCCGTCATGCAAAACCGCACCCGACTGGGCGGCATTCCCGAAGTGCTCCCCGGTGAAAGCGAGTTTGAAATCCGCATTTCCGTAGCGGCCAATCAACCGGAACCCTTGCAACTTAAGCAGTTCAAGGCATCCGGCTTTGCGGCCATGGTGCGTCGATAGGCCGCCTTCGGGAACCTTGTGCTAGAAGAAAATTGCTAGTCTAGTCCATCTACTTTTAAGACTTTACTCACCAGTTTAGTTTCTGCCGTAAGATGGGGTGGTGCCATTTCCCCTCCATAGCCTATGGTTTCCGTCCCTTCTTATTTTTCCTGGCGTATCCCCGGAGCCATAGCGGCCTGCTCAGCGCTCAGTGTTGCCTGTAGCCGTCCCACGCCCCAGATGATGGCTCCCCCTGCCGTGCCCGTGCAGGTGCAGATGTTGCAGTCGGCTCCTCTAGCAGAAAGCTCTGAGTTTATCGGTGCCCTAGAGGCCGAGCAGCGGGTCATTTTGAGGCCCGAAGTGGCGGGGCGGATTAGCCAGGTGCTAGTGGCAGCGGGGGCAGCGGTTAATCCAGGCCAGCCCATTGCCCAGCTTCGAGCCGACCAGGCCCAGGCCCAGGTGGCGGGGGCAGCGGCGGCGGTGCAGTCGGCGCAGTTTGGCCAACAGGCGGCCCAGGCCCAGATTGACGCCGCCCAGGCCCAGGTAGATCGGGCCAATGCGGAGGTGCAACTAGCCCAGGTAGACTTCAGCCGTACCGAACGGCTGGCCAGTCAGGGGGCTCTCAGCCGTCAGAATTTGGATGAGGCACGCAATCGCCTGGAGGTGGCCCAGGCCACCCAGCGACAGGCCACCGAAAACCTCCGCGCCGCCCAGGCCCAACTGGCCCAGGCCCAGGCTGTCGTCAGTCAGGCCCAGGCCCAGGTCAACGTCAGCCAAGAATCCTTGGGCTTTACCCAGGTGACGGCTCCTGTGGCAGGTATTGTGGGAGACGTCCCTGTGCGGGTGGGGGATTTTGTCAGTGCAGGGGAAACCATCACTACCATCATCCAAAACCAAGAGCTATTCTTGCGAATTCAGGTGCCTACGACGCGGGCGAACCAGCTACGCCTAGGCCTGTCGGTCGAGTTGATTGATTCGGCTACCGGATCGCCCCTAGGCACGGGTAATATCAGCTTTATTGCCCCAGAGGTAGACGAGGCCGCCCAGGCGGTGCTGGTGAAAGCCCGTTTCCCCAACGGTGGGGGCCAATTGCGGGATGGCCAGCGGGTACGGGCCCGGATTATCTGGAACCAAACTCCAGCGCTGTTGCTGCCCACGGTGGCGGTGTCTCGGTTGGCGGGGCAAAACTTTGTGTTTGTGGCCGAAGATCGCCCCACGGAAGACGGCCAAACCCAGATGGTGGCCAGCCAGCGCCCCGTTACCCTTGGTTCCATCCAAGGCAACAGCTACCAGGTGCTAGGCGGGCTTCAGGCTGGGGAGAACATTATCATCAGCAACATTCTCAAGCTTCAAGACGGCGTGCCCATCGCCCCTGAAGCTGCCGCTGCCACCTCCTTGGCCCCTGCGCCTCAAACGCCCCAGTAGCGGTCTCCGTCCCACCTTTTTCCTAAACCTCCATGGCAATCTTTTCCCTGGCCGAGCCCTTCATTCGCCGTCCGGTCTTTACGACCGTCTGTACCCTGCTGATTGTGCTGGTGGGGGCCGTGGCTATTCCCCTGCTGCCCATCGAACAATTGCCGGAAATTGCGCCCCTGCAAATTCAGGTATCCGCCAACTACAGCGGGGCCGATGCCGAAACCGTGGAAAGCGCCGTCACCACCGTCCTAGAGCGGGAAATCAACGGGGTGCAGGGGATGGACTACATTACCTCCAGCAGCACCAACACCGGGCAGAGCAGCATCAACGTGGTGTTTCAGCCCGGACGCAACCCCGACATTGCCCAGGTCAATGTACAAAACCGGGTGTCAAAGGCCGAGCCCCTCCTCCCCACCGAGGTGACTCAACTGGGGGTCACGGTGGATGCCCAGTCCCCCAGTATCCTGCTGGTCTACCGCTTTTTTACCGACGACGACCGCTACGACGCCCTGTTTCTCAACAACTACGTCGATCAGTTCGTGCTGGACGAAATCAAGCAGATTAACGGCGTCGGCAATGCCCAAGTGTTTGGGGCGGGGCGCTACGCCATGCGCATCTGGCTTGATCCACCTGCCCTGGCGCGGCAGGGGCTCACCCCCCAGGATGTGATCAACGCCCTGCGGGAACAGAACGTGCAAATTGGCGGTGGAGCCATTGGCGCACCCCCCACACCGGGCAATCAAGACTACCAGCTCACGGTGCGGCTCCCCAGTCGATTGGCAGAAGCCTCCGAGTTTGAAGACCTGGTGGTGCAAGTGGGGCAAGATGGCACCCTTATCCGCCTGGGGGATGTGGGTCGGGCCGAGCTGGGATCGGAAAGCTATAGCTTTGACGTCAAAACCGGGGACAACCTGGGGGCAGGGCTGCTGGTCTACCAGTTGCCGGGGAGCAACGCCCTGGAGGTGGCCACGGCGGTGCGGGATCGGCTGGCGGAACTGCAAGGCCGCTTTCCCCCTGGGCTGCGGGCCGAATTGGTGTTTGACACCACCGACTTTGTCAAGGTGTCGCTGCGGGAGGTGCTGATTACCCTAGCCCTGGCCGTGGGGCTGGTGCTGCTCATTTTGTTTATTTTCTTGCAGGACTGGCGGGCCACCCTGATTCCGGCCATCGCCATTCCGGTGTCGTTGATTGGGGCCATGGCCTTTTTGCTGATCTTTGGCTTTTCCATCAATACCCTGACGCTGTTTGGCTGCATTTTGGCCTCCGGCTTGGTAGTGGATGATGCCATCGTGATTGTGGAGGCCATCGCTGCCAAAATTGACCATGGCCTGACCCCGCGCCACGCCGCCCTTGAGGCTATGCGGGAACTGTCTGGAGCCGTGGTGGCCACCTCCCTGGTGTTGATGGCGGTGTTCATCCCCGTGGCCTTCTTCCCCGGCAGTACGGGCAAAATCTACCAGCAGTTCGCCCTCACCATCGCCTTCACGGTGCTGGTGTCCACGTTCAATGCCCTCAGCTTTTCTCCGGCCATGTCGGCCCTGCTGTTGCGGCCTCGCCCACCGGAGGGCTATGGGGGGCCGCTGCTGTCTGGGGCCTTCGACCGCTTTAACCGAGGGCTGAGCTGGACGGTGGAGCGCTATCGGCGGGTGGTGGAGGTCTTATTGAGGCTGCGCTACGGGATTTTGGGGGTCTTTGTAGCGGGGCTGTTTCTCACCCTGTTTATGTCGCGCCTGGTGCCCACGGGGTTTGTGCCGGAGGAGGATCAGGGCTTTTTCCTCGGCATTGTGCAGGCTCCCGACGGGGTTTCCCTGGAATATACCCAGCGGGTGATGGCCCAGACCAACGCCATTATTTCCCAGTTCCCCGAAGTCGAGAGCACCTTTTTGATTAGCGGCTTTGGCTTTGATGGGCCGTCCCCCAACCGAGGAGTGTTTTTTGCCACCCTCGCCCCCTGGGATCAGCGGCGGGGGCCAGCGTCTTCGGTGATGGGTCTGTTGCCCCAGGTCAACGGCGCTCTCCAGGGCATTCAGGAGGCGATGGTGATTGCCTTTAATGCGCCCCCCGTTCCTGGCTTTAGCCCCACGGGTGCCTTAGAGATGCAGCTCCAAGACCGCAGTGGCAACCAAATGAGCATTGCGGAATTTCTGGGCAACACCTACGAAATCATGGGACTGGCCAACCAGTCCCCCGCCTCCATGGGGGTGTTCACTCAGTTCACCGCCAGCTCACCCCAAATTCAACTGGATGTGGATCGAGATCGGCTGAAGGCGCTGGATGTAGACGTGGATGCGGCCCTCAATACCCTCAGCACCTACCTGGGCTCCCGCTACGTCAACGACTTTACCTTTGATGGCCGCAACTACCGGGTCTACGTGCAGGCCGATGCTCCCTTCCGCAGCAACCCCAACCACATCAACGATCTCTATGTGCGATCCAACCAGGGCAGTATGGTGGCCCTGGGAGAAGTGGTGCGCCAGCAAGAGGTGGTGGGGCCAGCCACCATCAACCACTTCAACCTGCTGCGGTCAATCAAACTGGAGGGCTTGCCTGCCCCTGGGGCCAGCACCGGGCAGCTCATTCAGGCCATGACCGAGGCCCACGCCCAGGCCGCTCTGCCCGTGGTAGGGATGGCATGGCAGGGCACCGCCAAGGAGGAAATTGCCTCCGGTGGCTTGGCGGGGATTATCTTTGGCCTGGGCATTGTGGTGGTGTTTTTGGTGCTGGCCGCCCAGTACGAAAACTACGTTGACCCGATCATCATTCTGCTGACGGTGCCCCTGGCCATCCTGGGGGCGCT contains:
- a CDS encoding efflux RND transporter permease subunit; protein product: MAIFSLAEPFIRRPVFTTVCTLLIVLVGAVAIPLLPIEQLPEIAPLQIQVSANYSGADAETVESAVTTVLEREINGVQGMDYITSSSTNTGQSSINVVFQPGRNPDIAQVNVQNRVSKAEPLLPTEVTQLGVTVDAQSPSILLVYRFFTDDDRYDALFLNNYVDQFVLDEIKQINGVGNAQVFGAGRYAMRIWLDPPALARQGLTPQDVINALREQNVQIGGGAIGAPPTPGNQDYQLTVRLPSRLAEASEFEDLVVQVGQDGTLIRLGDVGRAELGSESYSFDVKTGDNLGAGLLVYQLPGSNALEVATAVRDRLAELQGRFPPGLRAELVFDTTDFVKVSLREVLITLALAVGLVLLILFIFLQDWRATLIPAIAIPVSLIGAMAFLLIFGFSINTLTLFGCILASGLVVDDAIVIVEAIAAKIDHGLTPRHAALEAMRELSGAVVATSLVLMAVFIPVAFFPGSTGKIYQQFALTIAFTVLVSTFNALSFSPAMSALLLRPRPPEGYGGPLLSGAFDRFNRGLSWTVERYRRVVEVLLRLRYGILGVFVAGLFLTLFMSRLVPTGFVPEEDQGFFLGIVQAPDGVSLEYTQRVMAQTNAIISQFPEVESTFLISGFGFDGPSPNRGVFFATLAPWDQRRGPASSVMGLLPQVNGALQGIQEAMVIAFNAPPVPGFSPTGALEMQLQDRSGNQMSIAEFLGNTYEIMGLANQSPASMGVFTQFTASSPQIQLDVDRDRLKALDVDVDAALNTLSTYLGSRYVNDFTFDGRNYRVYVQADAPFRSNPNHINDLYVRSNQGSMVALGEVVRQQEVVGPATINHFNLLRSIKLEGLPAPGASTGQLIQAMTEAHAQAALPVVGMAWQGTAKEEIASGGLAGIIFGLGIVVVFLVLAAQYENYVDPIIILLTVPLAILGALTFLYLRGLDLNVYAQVGLVMLIGLASKNAILIVEFANQARSEGMGIFPAAISAAEQRFRPIIMTAISSLVGFFPLLIATGAGSASRWSVGYTVFGGLLVATVLSLLVVPVLYVIFKQLEDWLFVWEHTAAPALPKPDPDYASNDPAHRP